The proteins below are encoded in one region of Triticum aestivum cultivar Chinese Spring chromosome 1B, IWGSC CS RefSeq v2.1, whole genome shotgun sequence:
- the LOC123116640 gene encoding protein trichome birefringence-like 25 isoform X1 codes for MGLGPRWSPWAALPFSPRSRKGGGGGWGLGGLKAIGWILFAGVSFRLLCSFSSSSSLSPDIKEESDVDTTCIGKCDLFNGEWLPNPSGPAYTNSSCRFIDDHQNCMMNGRPDTGYLHWRWKPYECDLPPFDEIRFLGAMRNKAWGLIGDSILRNQVQSLICLLSKADEPVEVYHDKEFKNRRWHFQSYNFTVSLVWAPFLVKSEVFENENGESTSEIQLHLDILEPTWISQYERFDYVVIAGGQWFLKTAVYWESGKVLGCHHCQDKNLTEVGFEHLYRRTLQEVLKFITSAHHKPVVLFRTWAPDHFENGEWFSGGTCNRVLPYKKGEYGGKYMEHIMRGIELEEFNKAVTAANSSRDVVKLKLLDTYSISSMRPDGHAGPYRMFHPFAQGNKDGSSVQNDCLHWCVPGPIDAWNDLIMKLVLN; via the exons ATGGGCTTGGGCCCGAGGTGGTCGCCGTGGGCGGCGTTGCCGTTCTCTCCTCGATCTCGCAAGGGAGGCGGAGGGGGATGGGGATTGGGAGGGCTCAAGGCCATCGGTTGGATCCTCTTCGCCGGCGTCTCCTTCCGTCTGCTCTGCTCCTTCTCTTCCTCTTCGTCTCTGTCGCCGGATATCAAGGAAG AATCTGACGTGGATACTACTTGCATAGGAAAATGTGACCTTTTCAATGGAGAGTGGCTACCGAATCCCTCTGGCCCAGCCTATACAAATTCAAGTTGTCGATTTATTGATGATCACCAAAATTGTATGATGAATGGTAGACCAGACACTGGATATCTTCACTGGAGGTGGAAACCTTATGAATGTGATTTGCCACCGTTTGATGAAATTAGATTTCTAGGTGCTATGAGGAACAAAGCATGGGGCCTTATTGGTGACTCCATTCTTCGTAACCAAGTCCAGTCCTTGATATGCCTTCTGTCTAAG GCCGACGAACCTGTTGAGGTCTACCATGATAAAGAATTCAAAAATAGGAGATGGCACTTCCAATCATACAACTTCACTGTGTCCCTCGTTTGGGCTCCCTTCCTCGTCAAATCAGAGGTTTTTGAAAATGAGAATGGCGAGTCCACTTCCGAGATCCAGCTTCACCTTGACATACTTGAACCAACCTGGATAAGTCAGTACGAGAGGTTTGACTATGTTGTGATTGCCGGTGGACAGTGGTTTCTTAAGACTGCGGTCTACTGGGAGAGTGGTAAGGTGTTAGGCTGTCATCATTGCCAGGACAAGAACCTAACTGAAGTCGGGTTTGAGCACTTGTATCGCAGGACTTTACAAGAGGTACTCAAATTCATCACCTCGGCACACCATAAGCCAGTTGTCCTCTTCAGAACATGGGCGCCTGATCACTTTGAGAACGGCGAGTGGTTCAGCGGTGGAACCTGTAACAGGGTATTGCCTTACAAGAAGGGAGAGTACGGTGGGAAATACATGGAACATATCATGAGGGGGATCGAGCTTGAGGAGTTCAACAAGGCCGTAACAGCGGCCAATAGCTCAAGGGATGTGGTGAAACTGAAGCTCTTGGACACTTACAGCATTTCGTCCATGAGACCTGACGGCCATGCTGGTCCTTACAGGATGTTCCATCCATTTGCACAGGGCAACAAGGATGGCTCATCGGTTCAGAATGATTGCCTGCATTGGTGCGTGCCAGGGCCCATCGACGCCTGGAACGATCTGATTATGAAGCTGGTTCTCAACTGA
- the LOC123116640 gene encoding protein trichome birefringence-like 26 isoform X2, whose protein sequence is MGLGPRWSPWAALPFSPRSRKGGGGGWGLGGLKAIGWILFAGVSFRLLCSFSSSSSLSPDIKEGKCDLFNGEWLPNPSGPAYTNSSCRFIDDHQNCMMNGRPDTGYLHWRWKPYECDLPPFDEIRFLGAMRNKAWGLIGDSILRNQVQSLICLLSKADEPVEVYHDKEFKNRRWHFQSYNFTVSLVWAPFLVKSEVFENENGESTSEIQLHLDILEPTWISQYERFDYVVIAGGQWFLKTAVYWESGKVLGCHHCQDKNLTEVGFEHLYRRTLQEVLKFITSAHHKPVVLFRTWAPDHFENGEWFSGGTCNRVLPYKKGEYGGKYMEHIMRGIELEEFNKAVTAANSSRDVVKLKLLDTYSISSMRPDGHAGPYRMFHPFAQGNKDGSSVQNDCLHWCVPGPIDAWNDLIMKLVLN, encoded by the exons ATGGGCTTGGGCCCGAGGTGGTCGCCGTGGGCGGCGTTGCCGTTCTCTCCTCGATCTCGCAAGGGAGGCGGAGGGGGATGGGGATTGGGAGGGCTCAAGGCCATCGGTTGGATCCTCTTCGCCGGCGTCTCCTTCCGTCTGCTCTGCTCCTTCTCTTCCTCTTCGTCTCTGTCGCCGGATATCAAGGAAG GAAAATGTGACCTTTTCAATGGAGAGTGGCTACCGAATCCCTCTGGCCCAGCCTATACAAATTCAAGTTGTCGATTTATTGATGATCACCAAAATTGTATGATGAATGGTAGACCAGACACTGGATATCTTCACTGGAGGTGGAAACCTTATGAATGTGATTTGCCACCGTTTGATGAAATTAGATTTCTAGGTGCTATGAGGAACAAAGCATGGGGCCTTATTGGTGACTCCATTCTTCGTAACCAAGTCCAGTCCTTGATATGCCTTCTGTCTAAG GCCGACGAACCTGTTGAGGTCTACCATGATAAAGAATTCAAAAATAGGAGATGGCACTTCCAATCATACAACTTCACTGTGTCCCTCGTTTGGGCTCCCTTCCTCGTCAAATCAGAGGTTTTTGAAAATGAGAATGGCGAGTCCACTTCCGAGATCCAGCTTCACCTTGACATACTTGAACCAACCTGGATAAGTCAGTACGAGAGGTTTGACTATGTTGTGATTGCCGGTGGACAGTGGTTTCTTAAGACTGCGGTCTACTGGGAGAGTGGTAAGGTGTTAGGCTGTCATCATTGCCAGGACAAGAACCTAACTGAAGTCGGGTTTGAGCACTTGTATCGCAGGACTTTACAAGAGGTACTCAAATTCATCACCTCGGCACACCATAAGCCAGTTGTCCTCTTCAGAACATGGGCGCCTGATCACTTTGAGAACGGCGAGTGGTTCAGCGGTGGAACCTGTAACAGGGTATTGCCTTACAAGAAGGGAGAGTACGGTGGGAAATACATGGAACATATCATGAGGGGGATCGAGCTTGAGGAGTTCAACAAGGCCGTAACAGCGGCCAATAGCTCAAGGGATGTGGTGAAACTGAAGCTCTTGGACACTTACAGCATTTCGTCCATGAGACCTGACGGCCATGCTGGTCCTTACAGGATGTTCCATCCATTTGCACAGGGCAACAAGGATGGCTCATCGGTTCAGAATGATTGCCTGCATTGGTGCGTGCCAGGGCCCATCGACGCCTGGAACGATCTGATTATGAAGCTGGTTCTCAACTGA